Proteins encoded in a region of the Synechococcus sp. BIOS-U3-1 genome:
- a CDS encoding allophycocyanin subunit beta, with the protein MRDAITGLIGQYDQLGRYLDRSAINRIESYFDEAEVRVLAVEIINREASDLVREASQRLFQADPELLLPGGNAYTTRRLAACLRDMDYFLRYASYSLIAGDSTILNERVLNGLDDTYKSLGVPTGPTVRSMVLLADVLCERLLNEGVRQDRCALVRQPFEHMASGLAASDVRQR; encoded by the coding sequence ATGCGCGATGCCATCACCGGACTGATCGGCCAGTACGACCAGCTGGGTCGCTATCTCGATCGTTCTGCGATTAATCGCATCGAGAGCTACTTCGACGAAGCCGAAGTGCGCGTCTTAGCTGTTGAAATCATCAACCGTGAAGCCTCGGATCTGGTGCGCGAGGCCAGTCAAAGGCTTTTTCAGGCGGACCCTGAGCTGTTGCTTCCCGGTGGAAATGCTTATACAACCCGTCGCTTGGCAGCTTGTCTGAGAGATATGGATTATTTCCTTCGCTATGCCAGCTACTCCTTGATCGCGGGCGATAGCACCATCCTCAACGAGCGGGTCTTGAACGGGCTGGACGATACCTACAAGTCTCTTGGTGTTCCTACTGGGCCGACCGTCAGGAGCATGGTGCTTCTTGCTGATGTCCTCTGTGAGCGCCTTCTGAACGAGGGTGTTCGTCAGGATCGCTGCGCACTTGTGCGTCAGCCGTTCGAGCACATGGCCTCTGGACTTGCCGCAAGTGATGTGCGTCAGCGCTGA
- the glnA gene encoding type I glutamate--ammonia ligase, translating to MAKTAQDVLRQIKDEGIELIDLKFTDLHGKWQHLTVCQDLIEPESFTEGLAFDGSSIRGWKAINASDMAMVPDPATAWIDPFYRHKTLSMICSIQDPRTGDAYERCPRALAQKALAYLASTGLADTAFFGPEPEFFLFDDVRYNSAEGGSFYSVDTIEAGWNTGRIEEGGNLAYKIQDKEGYFPVAPNDTAQDIRSEMLLMMAQLGIPIEKHHHEVAGAGQHELGMKFAELIQAADNVMIYKYIVRNVAKKYGKTATFMPKPVFNDNGSGMHVHQSLWKDGQPLFFGEGTYANLSQTARWYIGGILKHAPSFLAFTNPTTNSYKRLVPGFEAPVNLVYSEGNRSAAVRIPLTGPSPKAKRLEFRSGDALANPYIAFSAMMMAGIDGIKNQIDPGEGVDVDLFELAAEELKKIATVPASLNGALEALNADHQYLLEGGVFTKDFIDNWIDLKYEEVQQLRQRPHPHEFVMYYDA from the coding sequence ATGGCCAAAACCGCCCAGGACGTGCTTCGTCAGATCAAAGATGAAGGCATCGAACTGATCGACCTCAAGTTCACGGACCTGCACGGTAAGTGGCAGCACCTGACTGTCTGCCAGGACCTGATCGAGCCTGAATCCTTCACAGAAGGCTTGGCCTTCGATGGCTCCTCAATCAGGGGCTGGAAAGCGATCAACGCCTCCGACATGGCGATGGTGCCCGATCCGGCAACCGCTTGGATCGATCCGTTTTACAGGCATAAAACTCTGAGCATGATCTGCTCAATTCAGGATCCGCGCACGGGAGATGCCTACGAACGGTGTCCTAGGGCTCTTGCCCAGAAAGCTCTGGCTTACCTGGCCAGCACGGGGCTCGCAGACACTGCGTTCTTTGGACCGGAACCAGAGTTTTTTCTATTCGACGACGTTCGCTACAACTCTGCTGAGGGAGGATCTTTTTACAGCGTTGACACCATCGAAGCAGGCTGGAACACAGGCCGCATCGAAGAAGGCGGCAACCTTGCCTACAAGATTCAGGACAAGGAGGGTTATTTCCCCGTCGCGCCGAACGACACCGCCCAGGACATCCGATCGGAAATGCTCCTGATGATGGCTCAACTGGGCATTCCGATCGAAAAGCACCACCACGAAGTGGCAGGAGCAGGTCAGCACGAACTGGGTATGAAATTCGCCGAGCTGATTCAGGCCGCCGATAACGTGATGATCTACAAGTACATCGTGCGGAATGTCGCCAAGAAGTACGGCAAGACAGCCACTTTCATGCCAAAGCCGGTCTTCAACGACAACGGATCAGGCATGCACGTGCATCAGAGTCTTTGGAAAGATGGTCAGCCTCTGTTCTTCGGGGAAGGGACCTACGCAAATCTGTCCCAGACAGCACGCTGGTACATCGGCGGCATCCTCAAGCATGCGCCCTCATTCCTGGCCTTCACCAACCCAACGACCAACAGCTACAAGCGACTGGTTCCAGGCTTTGAAGCCCCGGTGAATCTGGTTTATTCGGAAGGCAACCGCTCTGCGGCCGTTCGCATTCCACTCACGGGACCCAGCCCAAAAGCCAAGCGGCTTGAATTCCGCTCCGGGGACGCACTGGCCAATCCCTACATCGCCTTCAGCGCGATGATGATGGCTGGCATCGACGGAATCAAGAATCAGATCGACCCCGGCGAGGGAGTGGACGTTGACCTATTCGAACTCGCTGCTGAGGAGCTCAAGAAAATTGCCACTGTTCCAGCATCCCTGAATGGGGCGCTCGAAGCCCTGAACGCAGATCACCAATATTTGCTAGAGGGCGGAGTCTTCACCAAGGACTTCATCGACAATTGGATTGACCTGAAATACGAAGAGGTACAGCAGCTTCGCCAGCGTCCGCACCCCCATGAATTTGTGATGTATTACGACGCATGA